The following are encoded together in the Chanodichthys erythropterus isolate Z2021 chromosome 16, ASM2448905v1, whole genome shotgun sequence genome:
- the LOC137002690 gene encoding guanylate-binding protein 3-like isoform X4 yields the protein MDEKLQDLHSAKGLYSGTSQGNTGFALGSTIESKTKGIWMWCVPHPTKEGHTLVLLDTEGLGDVDKGDEKHDTWIFCLAVLLSSTLVYNSLGTIDNTALEKLHYITELMENIRVKAEVSRDEDESADFMRVFPSFAWAVLDFTLELKKGNKPITSDEYLESALKLKPGDHEQG from the exons ATGGACGAGAAATTGCAAGATCTTCATTCAGCTAAAGGGCTCTACTCCGGAACAAGCCAGGGTAATACTG GCTTTGCTCTCGGCAGCACTATTGAGTCAAAGACCAAAGGCATCTGGATGTGGTGTGTCCCTCACCCCACTAAAGAAGGACACACTCTGGTGCTGCTGGACACAGAGGGACTTGGTGACGTCGACAAG GGGGATGAGAAACATGACACGTGGATCTTCTGTCTGGCTGTTCTTCTCAGCAGCACTCTAGTGTACAACAGCTTGGGGACCATTGACAACACGGCACTGGAAAAGCTGCA CTACATTACAGAGCTGATGGAGAACATTCGTGTGAAGGCAGAAGTGAGTCGAGATGAGGACGAGTCGGCAGATTTCATGCGTGTTTTTCCATCGTTTGCCTGGGCTGTTCTTGACTTCACTCTGGAACTGAAAAAGGGGAATAAACCAATAACATCAGATGAATATCTGGAGAGTGCATTGAAACTCAaaccag GAGATCATGAACAAGGATGA